In the genome of Candidatus Binatia bacterium, one region contains:
- a CDS encoding type II toxin-antitoxin system RelE/ParE family toxin gives MQILVYEAMPDEALRWLGSSRDDLRTFPAEARRMAGFQLRRVQRGLPPNDWKPMPGVGPGVKEIRIHTGLEHRVFYIAAFQEGIYVLHAFEKRARRTPKREIDIARTRLRLLRRERARRER, from the coding sequence ATGCAGATACTTGTATATGAAGCCATGCCCGACGAGGCCCTGAGATGGCTTGGCAGTTCGCGCGATGATCTCAGGACCTTCCCGGCAGAGGCCCGAAGAATGGCAGGATTTCAGCTGCGGCGAGTGCAACGAGGTCTCCCACCCAACGACTGGAAGCCCATGCCGGGCGTCGGCCCCGGCGTAAAGGAGATTCGCATTCATACCGGCCTCGAACATCGAGTGTTCTACATAGCGGCGTTTCAAGAGGGCATCTATGTCCTGCACGCTTTCGAGAAGCGGGCGCGAAGGACCCCGAAGCGGGAGATCGACATCGCCAGGACTCGACTGCGGTTGCTGCGGAGGGAACGTGCTCGACGAGAAAGGTAG
- a CDS encoding helix-turn-helix transcriptional regulator: MKLKVTRSTGNVFRDIGFSADEAEHLKIRSDLLIHLQKVISARGLKQAQAAKLLGVSQPRVSDLMCGRIELFSIDTLIDMLANMGIRVKVVLKHSTRRAAVA; encoded by the coding sequence ATGAAGCTCAAGGTCACCCGCTCCACCGGGAACGTATTTCGCGACATCGGGTTCTCGGCCGACGAAGCTGAGCACCTGAAGATTCGCTCCGATCTGCTGATCCACCTGCAGAAGGTCATCTCGGCCCGCGGGCTGAAGCAGGCCCAGGCAGCCAAGCTCTTGGGGGTTTCCCAGCCGCGGGTCAGTGATCTGATGTGCGGCCGCATTGAGCTCTTCAGCATCGACACCTTGATCGACATGCTGGCCAATATGGGTATTCGCGTGAAAGTCGTGCTCAAGCATTCAACCAGGCGCGCCGCAGTCGCCTAA
- a CDS encoding DUF4926 domain-containing protein → MPQRKKRIRLLDTVALIEDLPERKLKRGEVGTVVEILAPRVYEVEFCDDEGQTYAELALRSDQLVPLHNRGEALRIVA, encoded by the coding sequence ATGCCCCAACGAAAGAAGAGGATTCGGTTGCTCGATACTGTGGCGTTAATCGAGGACCTGCCGGAGCGCAAGCTCAAGCGGGGCGAAGTCGGCACGGTCGTAGAGATCCTCGCGCCACGTGTCTACGAGGTGGAATTCTGTGATGACGAGGGACAAACATATGCGGAGCTGGCGCTACGCAGTGATCAGCTTGTTCCCCTGCACAACAGAGGGGAAGCATTGAGAATCGTGGCTTGA